In the genome of Bradysia coprophila strain Holo2 unplaced genomic scaffold, BU_Bcop_v1 contig_232, whole genome shotgun sequence, one region contains:
- the LOC119075656 gene encoding tyrosine-protein kinase Btk29A isoform X1 translates to MIKMKDRMSERLYDIVKCGSMTKRSQNKKRFTPVNYKLRWFELTKHFLSYFDIENVEKRRERGRISIKGVRLVEPAVLNSDGGDSSAPDGFSFQIGYCESDDQLTGRSLPQYTLYLVAANEKERSEWIAAIRAVCEEKNTPKFYRYHPGLWLGKKWSCCKSGKRIAFGCQAATHWSETNNNPSTGSSPAQNSTRSTSPNSNTNSTVLNSSGSLGNTTPTSSTAQQQSLVSTFKSSITNGSTGITNTDTTMPGGTATPGTPTTKSKDVKIVVALYPFKAIEGGDLSLEKNAEYEVIDDSQEHWWKVKDQHGTIGYIPSNYVKAKEFLGLDRYEWYVGDMSRQRAESLLKQGDKEGCFVVRKSSTKGLYTLSLHTKVPQSHVKHYHIKQNHRSEYYLSEKHCCETIPDLINYHRHNSGGLACRLKSSPCDRPVPPTAGLSHDKWEIHPSELMLLEELGSGQFGVVRRGKWRGSIDTAVKMMKGGTMSEDDFIEEAKVMTKLQHQNLVQLYGVCSKHRPIYIVTEYMKHGSLLNYLRRHETSLIGNMGLLLDMCIQVCKGMSYLERHNYIHRDLAARNCLVGSENVVKVADFGLARYVLDDQYTSSGGTKFPIKWAPPEVLNYTRFSSKSDVWAYGVLMWEVFTCGKMPYGRLKNTEVVERVQRGIILERPKACAKEIYDVMKECWAHGPEDRPGFRILKDQLALVAQGLTD, encoded by the exons ATGATTAAAATGAAAGACAGAATGTCCGAAAGGCTGTACGACATAGTTAAATGTGGATCTATGACAAAAAGATCACAGAATAAGAAACGTTTCACGCCGGTCAATTACAAACTACGATGGTTCGAATTGACGAAACATTTCTTGTCTTATTTTGATATTGAAAATGTGGAG aaACGAAGAGAACGTGGCCGAATATCTATCAAAGGTGTCCGATTAGTTGAACCAGCTGTTCTTAATAGTGATGGTGGCGATAGTTCAGCACCAGAT ggattttcgtttcaaatagGATATTGTGAATCAGATGATCAGTTAACTGGAAGGTCATTGCCACAATATACTTTGTATCTAGTAGCAGCTAATGAAAAGGAACGATCTGAATGGATAGCTGCTATAAGAGCTG TTTGTGAGGAGAAGAACACACCAAAATTCTATCGGTATCATCCAGGACTTTGGCTGGGAAAAAAATGGTCTTGTTGCAAAAGTGGAAAGAGGATAGCATTTGGTTGTCAGGCAGCTACTCATTGGTCTGAAACGAATAATAATCCAA GTACCGGAAGTTCCCCCGCCCAAAATTCAACACGAAGCACCAGTCCGAATTCGAATACAAATTCCACAGTATTAAATAGCTCTGGGAGTTTAGGGAATACAACGCCTACATCATCGACAGCACAACAGCAG TCTTTGGTATCGACGTTCAAATCGTCGATTACAAACGGAAGTACTGGCATCACAAATACTGATACAACAATGCCGGGCGGCACAGCAACGCCGGGTACTCCTACTACTAAGTCAAAA gatGTTAAAATAGTCGTTGCTTTATATCCGTTTAAGGCTATTGAAGGTGGCGATTTGTCATTAGAAAAg AATGCTGAGTATGAAGTCATTGATGATTCACAGGAGCATTGGTGGAAAGTCAAAGATCAGCATGGAACAATTGGTTACATTCCTAGTAACTATGTGAAAGCAAAAGAATTTCTGGGATTAGATAGATATGA ATGGTATGTTGGTGATATGTCACGACAACGTGCCGAGTCACTTCTAAAACAAGGCGACAAAGAAGGATGTTTCGTCGTTAGGAAATCTTCTACTAAAGGTCTTTACACGCTATCGCTTCATACCAAAGT ACCACAATCCCACGTCAAACATTACCACATAAAACAAAACCATCGATCCGAATATTATTTATCCGAAAAACATTGCTGTGAAACAATACCCGATTTAATCAATTATCATCGTCATAATTCCGGCGGTCTGGCCTGCCGATTGAAATCGTCACCGTGCGATCGGCCCGTACCACCAACGGCCGGTCTATCGCACGATAAATGGGAAATACATCCGTCTGAGCTGATGCTTCTCGAGGAATTGGGTTCGGGCCAATTTGGCGTTGTTCGTCGCGGTAAATGGCGTGGATCGATCGACACGGcggtgaaaatgatgaaaGGCGGAACAATGTCTGAGGACGATTTCATCGAAGAAGCGAAAGTCATGAc GAAATTGCAGCATCAGAATTTGGTTCAGTTGTATGGAGTCTGTTCAAAGCATCGTCCAATTTATATAGTTACTGAATACATGAAACATGGATctcttttaaattatttgcgaAGGCACGAAACGTCCTTAATTGGAAACATGGGATTGTTACTTGATATGTGCATACAG GTATGCAAAGGAATGTCATATCTCGAACGACACAACTACATTCATCGAGATCTAGCGGCGCGTAATTGTCTGGTTGGATCGGAAAATGTGGTCAAAGTAGCCGATTTCGGTTTAGCTAGGTATGTACTTGACGATCAGTACACTTCGTCTGGCGGCACCAAATTTCCTATTAAATGGGCACCACCCGAAGTACTGAATTACACGCGATTCTCATCGAAAAGTGACGTATGGGCATACG GTGTTCTAATGTGGGAGGTGTTCACTTGTGGTAAAATGCCTTATGGTCGCCTAAAGAACACTGAAGTTGTGGAACGAGTTCAGCGAGGCATTATTTTAGAACGGCCTAAAGCTTGTGCCAAGGAAATTTACGAT gTGATGAAGGAGTGTTGGGCGCATGGACCCGAAGATCGGCCGGGTTTTCGAATATTGAAGGATCAACTAGCGCTGGTTGCCCAAGGATTAACTGACTAA
- the LOC119075656 gene encoding tyrosine-protein kinase Btk29A isoform X2 — translation MIPCVSLTETSVLGNMKERVKEMRVFGCRLNFWNNISASLATEKGTGSSPAQNSTRSTSPNSNTNSTVLNSSGSLGNTTPTSSTAQQQSLVSTFKSSITNGSTGITNTDTTMPGGTATPGTPTTKSKDVKIVVALYPFKAIEGGDLSLEKNAEYEVIDDSQEHWWKVKDQHGTIGYIPSNYVKAKEFLGLDRYEWYVGDMSRQRAESLLKQGDKEGCFVVRKSSTKGLYTLSLHTKVPQSHVKHYHIKQNHRSEYYLSEKHCCETIPDLINYHRHNSGGLACRLKSSPCDRPVPPTAGLSHDKWEIHPSELMLLEELGSGQFGVVRRGKWRGSIDTAVKMMKGGTMSEDDFIEEAKVMTKLQHQNLVQLYGVCSKHRPIYIVTEYMKHGSLLNYLRRHETSLIGNMGLLLDMCIQVCKGMSYLERHNYIHRDLAARNCLVGSENVVKVADFGLARYVLDDQYTSSGGTKFPIKWAPPEVLNYTRFSSKSDVWAYGVLMWEVFTCGKMPYGRLKNTEVVERVQRGIILERPKACAKEIYDVMKECWAHGPEDRPGFRILKDQLALVAQGLTD, via the exons atgATTCCGTGCGTGAGTTTGACCGAAACTAGCGTTCTCGGAAACATGAAGGAACGTGTTAAAGAAATGAGAGTGTTCGGTTGCCGCTTGAACTTTTGGAATAATATCAGCGCTTCCTTGGCTACAGAAAAAG GTACCGGAAGTTCCCCCGCCCAAAATTCAACACGAAGCACCAGTCCGAATTCGAATACAAATTCCACAGTATTAAATAGCTCTGGGAGTTTAGGGAATACAACGCCTACATCATCGACAGCACAACAGCAG TCTTTGGTATCGACGTTCAAATCGTCGATTACAAACGGAAGTACTGGCATCACAAATACTGATACAACAATGCCGGGCGGCACAGCAACGCCGGGTACTCCTACTACTAAGTCAAAA gatGTTAAAATAGTCGTTGCTTTATATCCGTTTAAGGCTATTGAAGGTGGCGATTTGTCATTAGAAAAg AATGCTGAGTATGAAGTCATTGATGATTCACAGGAGCATTGGTGGAAAGTCAAAGATCAGCATGGAACAATTGGTTACATTCCTAGTAACTATGTGAAAGCAAAAGAATTTCTGGGATTAGATAGATATGA ATGGTATGTTGGTGATATGTCACGACAACGTGCCGAGTCACTTCTAAAACAAGGCGACAAAGAAGGATGTTTCGTCGTTAGGAAATCTTCTACTAAAGGTCTTTACACGCTATCGCTTCATACCAAAGT ACCACAATCCCACGTCAAACATTACCACATAAAACAAAACCATCGATCCGAATATTATTTATCCGAAAAACATTGCTGTGAAACAATACCCGATTTAATCAATTATCATCGTCATAATTCCGGCGGTCTGGCCTGCCGATTGAAATCGTCACCGTGCGATCGGCCCGTACCACCAACGGCCGGTCTATCGCACGATAAATGGGAAATACATCCGTCTGAGCTGATGCTTCTCGAGGAATTGGGTTCGGGCCAATTTGGCGTTGTTCGTCGCGGTAAATGGCGTGGATCGATCGACACGGcggtgaaaatgatgaaaGGCGGAACAATGTCTGAGGACGATTTCATCGAAGAAGCGAAAGTCATGAc GAAATTGCAGCATCAGAATTTGGTTCAGTTGTATGGAGTCTGTTCAAAGCATCGTCCAATTTATATAGTTACTGAATACATGAAACATGGATctcttttaaattatttgcgaAGGCACGAAACGTCCTTAATTGGAAACATGGGATTGTTACTTGATATGTGCATACAG GTATGCAAAGGAATGTCATATCTCGAACGACACAACTACATTCATCGAGATCTAGCGGCGCGTAATTGTCTGGTTGGATCGGAAAATGTGGTCAAAGTAGCCGATTTCGGTTTAGCTAGGTATGTACTTGACGATCAGTACACTTCGTCTGGCGGCACCAAATTTCCTATTAAATGGGCACCACCCGAAGTACTGAATTACACGCGATTCTCATCGAAAAGTGACGTATGGGCATACG GTGTTCTAATGTGGGAGGTGTTCACTTGTGGTAAAATGCCTTATGGTCGCCTAAAGAACACTGAAGTTGTGGAACGAGTTCAGCGAGGCATTATTTTAGAACGGCCTAAAGCTTGTGCCAAGGAAATTTACGAT gTGATGAAGGAGTGTTGGGCGCATGGACCCGAAGATCGGCCGGGTTTTCGAATATTGAAGGATCAACTAGCGCTGGTTGCCCAAGGATTAACTGACTAA
- the LOC119075656 gene encoding tyrosine-protein kinase Btk29A isoform X3 — protein sequence MTLLSALRFGTGSSPAQNSTRSTSPNSNTNSTVLNSSGSLGNTTPTSSTAQQQSLVSTFKSSITNGSTGITNTDTTMPGGTATPGTPTTKSKDVKIVVALYPFKAIEGGDLSLEKNAEYEVIDDSQEHWWKVKDQHGTIGYIPSNYVKAKEFLGLDRYEWYVGDMSRQRAESLLKQGDKEGCFVVRKSSTKGLYTLSLHTKVPQSHVKHYHIKQNHRSEYYLSEKHCCETIPDLINYHRHNSGGLACRLKSSPCDRPVPPTAGLSHDKWEIHPSELMLLEELGSGQFGVVRRGKWRGSIDTAVKMMKGGTMSEDDFIEEAKVMTKLQHQNLVQLYGVCSKHRPIYIVTEYMKHGSLLNYLRRHETSLIGNMGLLLDMCIQVCKGMSYLERHNYIHRDLAARNCLVGSENVVKVADFGLARYVLDDQYTSSGGTKFPIKWAPPEVLNYTRFSSKSDVWAYGVLMWEVFTCGKMPYGRLKNTEVVERVQRGIILERPKACAKEIYDVMKECWAHGPEDRPGFRILKDQLALVAQGLTD from the exons atgacgCTTTTGTCTGCTTTAAGATTTG GTACCGGAAGTTCCCCCGCCCAAAATTCAACACGAAGCACCAGTCCGAATTCGAATACAAATTCCACAGTATTAAATAGCTCTGGGAGTTTAGGGAATACAACGCCTACATCATCGACAGCACAACAGCAG TCTTTGGTATCGACGTTCAAATCGTCGATTACAAACGGAAGTACTGGCATCACAAATACTGATACAACAATGCCGGGCGGCACAGCAACGCCGGGTACTCCTACTACTAAGTCAAAA gatGTTAAAATAGTCGTTGCTTTATATCCGTTTAAGGCTATTGAAGGTGGCGATTTGTCATTAGAAAAg AATGCTGAGTATGAAGTCATTGATGATTCACAGGAGCATTGGTGGAAAGTCAAAGATCAGCATGGAACAATTGGTTACATTCCTAGTAACTATGTGAAAGCAAAAGAATTTCTGGGATTAGATAGATATGA ATGGTATGTTGGTGATATGTCACGACAACGTGCCGAGTCACTTCTAAAACAAGGCGACAAAGAAGGATGTTTCGTCGTTAGGAAATCTTCTACTAAAGGTCTTTACACGCTATCGCTTCATACCAAAGT ACCACAATCCCACGTCAAACATTACCACATAAAACAAAACCATCGATCCGAATATTATTTATCCGAAAAACATTGCTGTGAAACAATACCCGATTTAATCAATTATCATCGTCATAATTCCGGCGGTCTGGCCTGCCGATTGAAATCGTCACCGTGCGATCGGCCCGTACCACCAACGGCCGGTCTATCGCACGATAAATGGGAAATACATCCGTCTGAGCTGATGCTTCTCGAGGAATTGGGTTCGGGCCAATTTGGCGTTGTTCGTCGCGGTAAATGGCGTGGATCGATCGACACGGcggtgaaaatgatgaaaGGCGGAACAATGTCTGAGGACGATTTCATCGAAGAAGCGAAAGTCATGAc GAAATTGCAGCATCAGAATTTGGTTCAGTTGTATGGAGTCTGTTCAAAGCATCGTCCAATTTATATAGTTACTGAATACATGAAACATGGATctcttttaaattatttgcgaAGGCACGAAACGTCCTTAATTGGAAACATGGGATTGTTACTTGATATGTGCATACAG GTATGCAAAGGAATGTCATATCTCGAACGACACAACTACATTCATCGAGATCTAGCGGCGCGTAATTGTCTGGTTGGATCGGAAAATGTGGTCAAAGTAGCCGATTTCGGTTTAGCTAGGTATGTACTTGACGATCAGTACACTTCGTCTGGCGGCACCAAATTTCCTATTAAATGGGCACCACCCGAAGTACTGAATTACACGCGATTCTCATCGAAAAGTGACGTATGGGCATACG GTGTTCTAATGTGGGAGGTGTTCACTTGTGGTAAAATGCCTTATGGTCGCCTAAAGAACACTGAAGTTGTGGAACGAGTTCAGCGAGGCATTATTTTAGAACGGCCTAAAGCTTGTGCCAAGGAAATTTACGAT gTGATGAAGGAGTGTTGGGCGCATGGACCCGAAGATCGGCCGGGTTTTCGAATATTGAAGGATCAACTAGCGCTGGTTGCCCAAGGATTAACTGACTAA
- the LOC119075656 gene encoding tyrosine-protein kinase Btk29A isoform X4 has protein sequence MPGGTATPGTPTTKSKDVKIVVALYPFKAIEGGDLSLEKNAEYEVIDDSQEHWWKVKDQHGTIGYIPSNYVKAKEFLGLDRYEWYVGDMSRQRAESLLKQGDKEGCFVVRKSSTKGLYTLSLHTKVPQSHVKHYHIKQNHRSEYYLSEKHCCETIPDLINYHRHNSGGLACRLKSSPCDRPVPPTAGLSHDKWEIHPSELMLLEELGSGQFGVVRRGKWRGSIDTAVKMMKGGTMSEDDFIEEAKVMTKLQHQNLVQLYGVCSKHRPIYIVTEYMKHGSLLNYLRRHETSLIGNMGLLLDMCIQVCKGMSYLERHNYIHRDLAARNCLVGSENVVKVADFGLARYVLDDQYTSSGGTKFPIKWAPPEVLNYTRFSSKSDVWAYGVLMWEVFTCGKMPYGRLKNTEVVERVQRGIILERPKACAKEIYDVMKECWAHGPEDRPGFRILKDQLALVAQGLTD, from the exons ATGCCGGGCGGCACAGCAACGCCGGGTACTCCTACTACTAAGTCAAAA gatGTTAAAATAGTCGTTGCTTTATATCCGTTTAAGGCTATTGAAGGTGGCGATTTGTCATTAGAAAAg AATGCTGAGTATGAAGTCATTGATGATTCACAGGAGCATTGGTGGAAAGTCAAAGATCAGCATGGAACAATTGGTTACATTCCTAGTAACTATGTGAAAGCAAAAGAATTTCTGGGATTAGATAGATATGA ATGGTATGTTGGTGATATGTCACGACAACGTGCCGAGTCACTTCTAAAACAAGGCGACAAAGAAGGATGTTTCGTCGTTAGGAAATCTTCTACTAAAGGTCTTTACACGCTATCGCTTCATACCAAAGT ACCACAATCCCACGTCAAACATTACCACATAAAACAAAACCATCGATCCGAATATTATTTATCCGAAAAACATTGCTGTGAAACAATACCCGATTTAATCAATTATCATCGTCATAATTCCGGCGGTCTGGCCTGCCGATTGAAATCGTCACCGTGCGATCGGCCCGTACCACCAACGGCCGGTCTATCGCACGATAAATGGGAAATACATCCGTCTGAGCTGATGCTTCTCGAGGAATTGGGTTCGGGCCAATTTGGCGTTGTTCGTCGCGGTAAATGGCGTGGATCGATCGACACGGcggtgaaaatgatgaaaGGCGGAACAATGTCTGAGGACGATTTCATCGAAGAAGCGAAAGTCATGAc GAAATTGCAGCATCAGAATTTGGTTCAGTTGTATGGAGTCTGTTCAAAGCATCGTCCAATTTATATAGTTACTGAATACATGAAACATGGATctcttttaaattatttgcgaAGGCACGAAACGTCCTTAATTGGAAACATGGGATTGTTACTTGATATGTGCATACAG GTATGCAAAGGAATGTCATATCTCGAACGACACAACTACATTCATCGAGATCTAGCGGCGCGTAATTGTCTGGTTGGATCGGAAAATGTGGTCAAAGTAGCCGATTTCGGTTTAGCTAGGTATGTACTTGACGATCAGTACACTTCGTCTGGCGGCACCAAATTTCCTATTAAATGGGCACCACCCGAAGTACTGAATTACACGCGATTCTCATCGAAAAGTGACGTATGGGCATACG GTGTTCTAATGTGGGAGGTGTTCACTTGTGGTAAAATGCCTTATGGTCGCCTAAAGAACACTGAAGTTGTGGAACGAGTTCAGCGAGGCATTATTTTAGAACGGCCTAAAGCTTGTGCCAAGGAAATTTACGAT gTGATGAAGGAGTGTTGGGCGCATGGACCCGAAGATCGGCCGGGTTTTCGAATATTGAAGGATCAACTAGCGCTGGTTGCCCAAGGATTAACTGACTAA